A stretch of Monomorium pharaonis isolate MP-MQ-018 chromosome 7, ASM1337386v2, whole genome shotgun sequence DNA encodes these proteins:
- the LOC105835880 gene encoding pleckstrin homology domain-containing family J member 1 isoform X2, with protein sequence MRFNDRELAEASFGPANLEGRLNHKRAHKSVFKEKWFKLRHNLLFYFNINDLGHIDTKQPAGVIVLENCNINIDNSSEGAFALSISFRDELDKRHVLSCRSESQVDQWVNALKQASYGYWRSRLITLQERLCKKTGKDPLLMYPRNQGVVRDEAWEPATSFRSHVRSFTTSVAPTLNTITREVNLIDL encoded by the exons ATGAGATTCAATGACAGGGAGCTCGCAGAGGCGAGCTTTGGACCCGCGAACCTGGAAGGACGGCTAAACCACAAGCGGGCCCATAAGTCAG TGTTCAAAGAGAAGTGGTTCAAGCTACGGCACAATCTACTATTTTACTTCAACATCAATGACTTAGGGCACATCGATACGAAACAACCTGCTGGGGTGATTGTCCTGGAAAATTGCAACATCAATATAGATAATTCATCCGAGGGGGCATTTGCGTTGAGCATCTCGTTCCGCGACGAGTTGGACAAACGGCATGTACTGAGCTGTAGGTCGGAATCTCAAGTAGACCAATGGGTAAACGCGCTTAAGCAAGCAAGTTATGGATACTGGAGATCTCGCCTAATCACACTTCAAGAGAGATTATGCAAAAAAACGGGGAAAGACCCGTTACTCATGTATCCTAGGAATCAAGGTGTAGTGCGAGACGAAGCTTGGGAGCCTGCCACCAGCTTCAGATCTCATGTACGTTCATTCACAACGTCGGTCGCGCCTACCTTGAATACGATAACTAGGGAAGTCAATCTCATAgatctttaa
- the LOC105835880 gene encoding pleckstrin homology domain-containing family J member 1 isoform X3, translating to MFKEKWFKLRHNLLFYFNINDLGHIDTKQPAGVIVLENCNINIDNSSEGAFALSISFRDELDKRHVLSCRSESQVDQWVNALKQASYGYWRSRLITLQERLCKKTGKDPLLMYPRNQGVVRDEAWEPATSFRSHVRSFTTSVAPTLNTITREVNLIDL from the exons A TGTTCAAAGAGAAGTGGTTCAAGCTACGGCACAATCTACTATTTTACTTCAACATCAATGACTTAGGGCACATCGATACGAAACAACCTGCTGGGGTGATTGTCCTGGAAAATTGCAACATCAATATAGATAATTCATCCGAGGGGGCATTTGCGTTGAGCATCTCGTTCCGCGACGAGTTGGACAAACGGCATGTACTGAGCTGTAGGTCGGAATCTCAAGTAGACCAATGGGTAAACGCGCTTAAGCAAGCAAGTTATGGATACTGGAGATCTCGCCTAATCACACTTCAAGAGAGATTATGCAAAAAAACGGGGAAAGACCCGTTACTCATGTATCCTAGGAATCAAGGTGTAGTGCGAGACGAAGCTTGGGAGCCTGCCACCAGCTTCAGATCTCATGTACGTTCATTCACAACGTCGGTCGCGCCTACCTTGAATACGATAACTAGGGAAGTCAATCTCATAgatctttaa
- the LOC105835880 gene encoding pleckstrin homology domain-containing family J member 1 isoform X1, translating into MRFNDRELAEASFGPANLEGRLNHKRAHKSAVFKEKWFKLRHNLLFYFNINDLGHIDTKQPAGVIVLENCNINIDNSSEGAFALSISFRDELDKRHVLSCRSESQVDQWVNALKQASYGYWRSRLITLQERLCKKTGKDPLLMYPRNQGVVRDEAWEPATSFRSHVRSFTTSVAPTLNTITREVNLIDL; encoded by the exons ATGAGATTCAATGACAGGGAGCTCGCAGAGGCGAGCTTTGGACCCGCGAACCTGGAAGGACGGCTAAACCACAAGCGGGCCCATAAGTCAG CAGTGTTCAAAGAGAAGTGGTTCAAGCTACGGCACAATCTACTATTTTACTTCAACATCAATGACTTAGGGCACATCGATACGAAACAACCTGCTGGGGTGATTGTCCTGGAAAATTGCAACATCAATATAGATAATTCATCCGAGGGGGCATTTGCGTTGAGCATCTCGTTCCGCGACGAGTTGGACAAACGGCATGTACTGAGCTGTAGGTCGGAATCTCAAGTAGACCAATGGGTAAACGCGCTTAAGCAAGCAAGTTATGGATACTGGAGATCTCGCCTAATCACACTTCAAGAGAGATTATGCAAAAAAACGGGGAAAGACCCGTTACTCATGTATCCTAGGAATCAAGGTGTAGTGCGAGACGAAGCTTGGGAGCCTGCCACCAGCTTCAGATCTCATGTACGTTCATTCACAACGTCGGTCGCGCCTACCTTGAATACGATAACTAGGGAAGTCAATCTCATAgatctttaa